A genomic window from Candidatus Acidiferrales bacterium includes:
- a CDS encoding alpha/beta hydrolase, producing the protein MNPSSSYPATQVVKRYRRIEEIIPSHWSEGDVVANGIRHHYYRTGRDRPPVVLLHGFLEGALSWLRTARALEQDYDVILVDARGHGRSEGIAAGFSQALLTEDAAGAIRALGLGKPRVLGFSQGGTTGIHLTDAYSDLVHSLIVEGAGDTDSPSADFTQSAGYRAWLSAYIAWLEPLKSQAHEDRMVSALSQLPPGAPVPPEEEYVTWVENCARLDPGLVRLGATLWGTLGERVSEAAQALRRVTCPVLMMKSSFFPQPGMPQSLQEERSDQSNLKIVRFVNTGHLIHREQFDQFIALVRGFFLETVS; encoded by the coding sequence ATGAACCCATCCTCTTCCTATCCAGCAACACAGGTGGTTAAGCGCTACCGGAGAATAGAAGAGATTATTCCATCCCACTGGTCGGAAGGCGATGTCGTGGCCAATGGCATTCGTCACCACTACTATCGCACAGGCCGGGACAGGCCGCCCGTGGTGCTTCTTCACGGCTTCCTGGAGGGCGCGCTCTCGTGGCTGCGCACCGCCCGCGCTCTGGAGCAAGACTACGATGTCATCCTGGTGGACGCCCGAGGCCACGGTCGTTCGGAGGGTATTGCCGCCGGCTTTTCACAGGCCTTGCTCACCGAAGACGCCGCCGGGGCGATCCGCGCCCTCGGCCTGGGCAAGCCGCGCGTGCTCGGCTTCTCACAGGGCGGGACGACGGGCATTCACCTGACGGACGCTTACTCAGACCTGGTTCACTCTCTGATCGTGGAAGGAGCGGGGGATACGGACAGTCCGAGCGCCGATTTCACCCAATCCGCGGGATACCGGGCGTGGTTGAGCGCTTACATCGCGTGGTTGGAGCCATTGAAGTCACAAGCGCATGAGGACCGCATGGTATCGGCTCTGTCGCAGCTGCCGCCCGGAGCGCCTGTTCCGCCGGAAGAAGAGTATGTCACCTGGGTCGAAAACTGCGCCCGCCTCGACCCGGGGCTGGTCCGGCTCGGCGCGACGCTGTGGGGGACCTTGGGTGAGAGAGTGAGCGAGGCCGCCCAGGCTCTTCGCCGCGTCACGTGTCCTGTTTTGATGATGAAGAGTTCGTTCTTTCCGCAGCCAGGCATGCCGCAGTCTCTTCAGGAGGAGCGGTCTGACCAATCCAATCTCAAGATCGTCCGGTTCGTGAACACCGGTCATCTCATTCACCGCGAACAATTCGATCAGTTCATCGCCCTGGTGAGAGGTTTCTTCTTAGAGACTGTTTCTTAA